Proteins encoded together in one Cicer arietinum cultivar CDC Frontier isolate Library 1 chromosome 4, Cicar.CDCFrontier_v2.0, whole genome shotgun sequence window:
- the LOC101508868 gene encoding probable polygalacturonase At3g15720 encodes MKILFAFFLLFFIASPSLCSQLVNHKILLDGSNHFNVLNYGAKGDGQTDDSNAFLRAWQDVCSTRQSNPILLIPNGKRFLLQPVSFRGPCKSSRVNVVLQGTISAPKSIEEWDWTKGDVGKSWIQFWHINGLVINGGGTVDGQGAPWWNKFHDQTDLTRPTALRFSNCDNLNVATLTHINSPKNHISITSCHGVRISHLHINAPEESPNTDGFDISSSSNILIYRSTISTGDDCIAINSGSNFINITDVYCGPGHGISVGSLGKGGDFAMVEEILVKNCTFRGTTNGARIKTWVGGRGYARKITFEDIKLYKVSHPVIIDQQYDALLSSTNDAVKISDVTYRKIRGTSNDNDAIELNCASIGCTNIVFENIYIIGVDRETTSSSCRNVEGTSSYCNPKIPCLS; translated from the exons atgaaaatactCTTTGCTTTCTTTCTATTgtttttcattgcttcacctaGCTTGTGCTCTCAATTagtaaatcataaaatattactagaTGGCAGCAATCACTTCAATGTTCTTAATTATGGTGCCAAGGGTGATGGCCAAACTGATGAttcaaat GCATTTTTGAGAGCATGGCAAGATGTTTGTAGTACAAGACAAAGTAACCCAATACTTCTCATACCCAATGGCAAAAGATTCCTGTTGCAACCTGTGTCGTTTCGAGGCCCTTGCAAATCTTCACGGGTTAACGTTGTG CTTCAAGGAACTATTAGTGCCCCAAAAAGTATTGAGGAATGGGATTGGACAAAAGGTGATGTTGGGAAATCATGGATACAATTCTGGCACATAAATGGCCTTGTTATCAACGGAGGAGGAACAGTTGATGGCCAAGGTGCTCCTTGGTGGAACAAATTTCATGACCAAACTGACCTTACTAGGCCAACG GCTCTTAGATTTAGTAACTGTGATAATCTTAATGTTGCCACGTTGACTCACATCAACAGTCCAAAAAATCATATAAGCATTACTTCATGCCATGGTGTTCGCATCTCGCATCTTCATATAAATGCACCAGAGGAGAGTCCCAACACGGATGGATTTGATATTTCTTCATCATCCAACATCTTGATTTATCGTTCAACCATCTCAACTG gTGATGATTGTATCGCCATTAATAGTGGTTCCAACTTCATCAACATAACCGATGTTTATTGTGGACCTGGCCATGGAATCAG tgtcgGAAGTCTTGGAAAAGGTGGAGATTTTGCTATGGTAGAAGAGATACTTGTAAAAAATTGTACTTTTCGTGGGACTACAAATGGTGCTAGAATCAAGACATGGGTG GGAGGACGTGGTTATGCAAGGAAGATCACATTCGAAGATATTAAACTTTATAAAGTGAGTCACCCTGTGATTATTGATCAACAATACGATGCCTTATTATCAAGTACAAATGACGCAGTTAAAATTAGTGATGTTACTTATCGCAAAATTCGAGGAACATCAAATGATAACGAtgcaattgaattgaattgtgCTTCTATTGGTTGCACCAACATTGTATTTGAAAACATCTACATAATTGGTGTTGATAGAGAGACCACATCTTCGTCGTGCAGAAATGTTGAAGGAACTAGCTCTTATTGTAATCCAAAGATCCCATGTCTTTCTTAG